DNA from Bradyrhizobium japonicum USDA 6:
TCTTCCTGAAAAGGAATTTTGCCGAAGGGAAGGGTCAGCAGATTCGGTGCAACTCCGAAGCCGACGGTTAAAGTCCGGATGAAAGAGAACGGTCGGTGGCAGACGCATCGCGAGGTGCGGCTGCTTGTCGTTCCGTATGCCCTGATTCTGGTCCTTTGAAGGAAAGCCATGAATCAGATGTTGCAAGACCCCCAAACCGAAACTTCCGAAGTCACCCAACCGCCGGTTCCGCAGGATCCGGCACCCGAGCATCCGCGCTTCGCGAAACCGCAGCGGGTGGCCTTCGTGCAGGCCTGCTGGCACCGCGACGTGGTCGAGGAGGCCCGCATCGCCTTCGTGAAGGAGGCGGCTGCACGTCACCTCAATCATGTCGACGTGTTCGAGGTGCCGGGCTCGTTCGAGATCCCGCTGCATGCGCAGATCCTCGCCAAGACGCGGCGCTACACCGCGATCGTCGCGGCGGGCCTCGTCGTCGACGGCGGCATCTACCGCCACGAGTTCGTCGCCGACACCGTGATCAAGGCGCTGATGGACGTGCAGCTGCGCACCGAGGTGCCGGTGTTCTCCGCGGTGCTGACGCCGCAGCAATTCCACGAGACCGAGGTGCACTACGATTTCTTCCGCAGGCATTTTGCGATCAAGGGCGTCGAGGTCGCGGAAGCCTGCGCCAACACGCTGCTCGGGCTTGAGCGTCTGCGCGGCCAGGTCGCGGCGGGCATCGTGTAGCCGTCCGCTCACACGCCGCTGATTGTCAATCCCGTCGCCGTCCCTATAAAGTCGGCGGCGGGAGGAGGCCGTGCCGTGGAGACGGGGCGGCCGACAAGATCATGTTCGAAGGACACGATCCCTATCTCGTCGCGCTCTCTGTGGCGATCGCGAGTCTGGGTGGCTATACCGGCTTTGCGCTTGCTGCTCGCATCCGCAACACGCCCGGCGTCAGCAACCGCGTTCTGCTCGCGGGTGCGGCGGCGTTCCTGGCCGTCGGCATCTGGACCATGCATTTCGTCGGCATGCTGGCCGCGCCGCTCCCGCCCGACACCGTCTATCTCGTCCTGCCCACCATCATCTCGTTCCTGATCTGCGCGCTGGTGGTCGGCATCTCCTTGTTCTTTGTCTCGATCGGCGAGCCATCCCTGAAGCGGGTGGCGTCGTCGGCCGTTTTGCTCGGCGTCGGCATCGCCAGCATGCATTATGTCGGCATCCACGGCCTCGCCGGTCATTTCGGTATCGTCCACGACCGGACCATGGTGCTGCTCTCGGTCGTGGTCGCGATCGTCACCGCCTATGGTGGCCTGCGCGCCTTCCTGGCGCAGCAGGAAGGCATCCGGCTGATCGTCAGTTCGGTTGCGTTCGGCATCGCTGTCTCCGGCATGCATTACACGGCCATGCTGGGCATGCATTTCGAGCCGCTGACCGGCGCGGCGCATCACCATGCCGCCGGCGGTCTTGCCGCGTCGCAGCAAATCCTGTCGATCGTCGTTGCGGTGCTGTGCTTCGTCATCGCAGCCGGCTTCCTGCTGTCGCTGGTTCCCGATCAACGGCGTCAGACGTCGAACTCGGTTGCTGCCGAACCGGCTGCTTCGCCGGTCGCAGCCGCCGCCATCGAACTGATCGCTGCGCCGGCCACAGCTCCGCGCCCGGTGGCCCCGCTCGGCGGTCTCGGCCAGCCGCCCCGCGCGCCGGTTCCGCGGTTGCCGGTCGAGAGCGCCGACGGCACGCACTTCATCGAGACAGCCAATGTCCGCAGCGTGCGGGCGGATGCGCATTACACCCGTGTCCATGACGGCACCCGCGAGCGAATGTGCCCCTGGTCGATCTCGGAGGCCGAGGCCCAGCTCGATCCCTCGCTGTTCCTGCGGGTGCACCGCAGCCATATCGTCGCGATCCCCCATGTCGCGCTGGTCCGGAGAGAGGGGGATGGCGCCGTGCTCGAACTCGACGGCCCGTCGCCGCACCGGGTCCCGGTCAGCCGGGCCAAGATAGCCGAGGTGAAGGCGCGGCTGGGGCTGGCGAACCGGCGGCAGGCGTAGGACTCAAACCACACGGGAAGTGCTCGCCCTTACCCTCCCCTGGAGGGGGAAGAGCCGCGCCATACGTCCCCACCCCTGACGCAATTCGTGCGTCCAGGGCCGCAACTCGTGCGAAATCCGCTGTTCCGTGCCCCAACGATTGCGGGCCGCCCCGCCGGGAGTGACCGTCCCCCAACGTCCGCGCCGTCACGCGCAAAGGACGACGAGGAGGAGATGATGATCCCAGGCTCATTCAGCTATCACCGGCCGGCGAGTGTCGCCGATGCCGTCAAGCTATTGTCGGACCTCGGCGAGGATGCCCGGCCGCTGGCCGGCGGGCATAGCCTGGTGCCGATGATGAAGCTTCGGCTCGCCACCCCGCCCATCTGATCGACCTGCACGGCATCGCCGCCCTCAAGGGCATCAGCCGCGACGGCAACAATCTGGTCATCGGTGCGATGACCACCCAGCACGAGTTGCTGGCCTCGGACGACGTCGCCAAGTCGATGCCGATCCTGCATGAAGCGGCGCTGCTGATCGCCGACCCGCAGGTGCGCTACCGCGGCACGATCGGCGGCAATGTTGCCAATGGCGATCCCGGCAATGACATGCCGGCGCTGATGATGACCTTGGGGGCAACCTATCGCCTCGAAGGCCCAGGTGGCTCCCGCGACGTCGCGGCGGTCGATTTCTACCAGGGTGCCTATTTCACCGCGCTCGAGCCCGGCGAAATTCTCACCTCGGTGTCGGTTCCGGTACCGGCGGCTGGCCACGGCTTCGCCTACGAAAAGCTCAAGCGAAAGGTCGGGGATTACGCGACCGCCGCTGCCGCCGTCGTCCTCACCATGTCCAGCGGCAAGGTTGCGACCTGTACGATCGGGCTGACCAACGTCCACGAGACGCCGCTGCTCGCCGCTGATGCCGCCAAGGCCGTGATCGGCACCAGCCTTGATGCAGCCGCGCTCAAGAAGGCGGCTGCCGCCGCCGAAGCGATCATGGCGCCAGCCGCGGATGCC
Protein-coding regions in this window:
- a CDS encoding 6,7-dimethyl-8-ribityllumazine synthase; translation: MNQMLQDPQTETSEVTQPPVPQDPAPEHPRFAKPQRVAFVQACWHRDVVEEARIAFVKEAAARHLNHVDVFEVPGSFEIPLHAQILAKTRRYTAIVAAGLVVDGGIYRHEFVADTVIKALMDVQLRTEVPVFSAVLTPQQFHETEVHYDFFRRHFAIKGVEVAEACANTLLGLERLRGQVAAGIV
- a CDS encoding MHYT domain-containing protein translates to MFEGHDPYLVALSVAIASLGGYTGFALAARIRNTPGVSNRVLLAGAAAFLAVGIWTMHFVGMLAAPLPPDTVYLVLPTIISFLICALVVGISLFFVSIGEPSLKRVASSAVLLGVGIASMHYVGIHGLAGHFGIVHDRTMVLLSVVVAIVTAYGGLRAFLAQQEGIRLIVSSVAFGIAVSGMHYTAMLGMHFEPLTGAAHHHAAGGLAASQQILSIVVAVLCFVIAAGFLLSLVPDQRRQTSNSVAAEPAASPVAAAAIELIAAPATAPRPVAPLGGLGQPPRAPVPRLPVESADGTHFIETANVRSVRADAHYTRVHDGTRERMCPWSISEAEAQLDPSLFLRVHRSHIVAIPHVALVRREGDGAVLELDGPSPHRVPVSRAKIAEVKARLGLANRRQA